From a region of the Ovis aries strain OAR_USU_Benz2616 breed Rambouillet chromosome 2, ARS-UI_Ramb_v3.0, whole genome shotgun sequence genome:
- the C1QL2 gene encoding complement C1q-like protein 2, with the protein MALGLLIAVPLLLQAAPPGAAHYEMMGTCRMICDPYTAAPGGGPAGAKAPPPGPSTAALEVMQDLSVNPPPPFIQGPKGDPGRPGKPGPRGPPGEPGPPGPRGPPGEKGDSGRPGLPGLQLTAGAAGGVGVVGGGTGGGGDSEGEVTGALSAAFSGPKIAFYVGLKSPHEGYEVLKFDDVVTNLGNHYDPTTGKFSCQVRGIYFFTYHILMRGGDGTSMWADLCKNGQVRASAIAQDADQNYDYASNSVVLHLDSGDEVYVKLDGGKAHGGNNNKYSTFSGFLLYPD; encoded by the exons ATGGCGCTGGGGCTGCTTATCGCCGTGCCGTTGCTGCTGCAGGCGGCGCCCCCCGGCGCGGCGCACTACGAGATGATGGGCACCTGCCGCATGATCTGCGACCCCTACACCGCCGCACCCGGTGGGGGGCCCGCGGGAGCCAAGGCTCCGCCGCCGGGACCCAGCACTGCCGCGCTGGAAGTCATGCAGGACCTGAGCGTCAACCCTCCGCCCCCTTTCATCCAGGGACCCAAGGGCGACCCGGGGAGACCCGGCAAGCCGGGACCGCGGGGCCCCCCGGGAGAGCCGGGCCCACCTGGACCCCGGGGTCCCCCGGGGGAGAAGGGCGACTCGGGGCGGCCCGGGCTGCCGGGCCTGCAGCTGACGGCGGGCGCGGCAGGAGGTGTCGGGGTGGTGGGTGGCGGAACCGGGGGCGGCGGTGACTCTGAGGGCGAAGTGACTGGCGCGCTGAGCGCCGCCTTCAGCGGTCCCAAGATCGCCTTCTATGTGGGTCTTAAGAGCCCCCACGAAGGCTACGAGGTGCTCAAATTCGACGACGTGGTCACCAATCTCGGCAATCACTACGACCCTACTACGGGCAAGTTCAGCTGCCAGGTGCGTGGCATCTACTTCTTCACCTACCACATCCTCATGCGCGGCGGCGACGGCACCAGCATGTGGGCGGACCTCTGCAAGAACGGGCAG GTCCGGGCCAGCGCCATCGCGCAGGATGCCGATCAGAACTACGACTACGCGAGTAACAGCGTGGTGCTACACCTTGATTCGGGGGACGAGGTGTATGTGAAGCTGGACGGCGGAAAGGCGCACGGAGGCAATAACAACAAGTACAGCACCTTCTCGGGCTTTCTTTTGTACCCGGATTAG